A DNA window from Allokutzneria albata contains the following coding sequences:
- the meaB gene encoding methylmalonyl Co-A mutase-associated GTPase MeaB, with amino-acid sequence MAPKPVDVGQYAEGVLAGSRAWIARAITLVESRRADHRAAAQELLTELLPHSGKARRVGITGVPGAGKSTFIDTLGSSLTAAGHQVAVLAVDPSSTRSGGSILGDKTRMARLAVDPRAFVRPSPTAGTLGGVAKATRETIVVMEAAGYDVVLVETVGVGQSEVTVADMVDTFLLLTLARTGDQLQGIKKGVLELADVIAVNKADGEHAREAKKASRELAGALRLLRMGEDGWDTPVLTCSALENTGVDDVWAKIVQHRDHLSASGALDAVRRKQLLGWTWTMVRDQLLQELADHPKVREIGPALDKQVAEGTLTPALAAQQILAAFRG; translated from the coding sequence ATGGCTCCGAAACCGGTTGACGTCGGCCAGTACGCGGAAGGGGTGCTCGCGGGATCGCGGGCGTGGATCGCGCGGGCGATCACCCTCGTGGAGTCCCGCAGGGCCGACCACCGCGCCGCCGCGCAGGAGCTGCTGACCGAGCTGCTGCCGCACTCCGGGAAGGCCCGCAGGGTGGGCATCACCGGCGTGCCCGGCGCGGGCAAGTCGACCTTCATCGACACCCTGGGCAGCTCGCTGACGGCCGCGGGGCACCAGGTGGCGGTCCTCGCGGTCGATCCGTCCTCGACGCGCAGCGGCGGCAGCATCCTCGGCGACAAGACCCGGATGGCCCGCCTCGCCGTGGACCCGCGCGCCTTCGTGCGGCCCTCGCCGACCGCGGGCACGCTCGGCGGCGTCGCCAAGGCCACCCGCGAGACGATCGTGGTGATGGAGGCGGCCGGGTACGACGTCGTCCTGGTGGAGACCGTGGGCGTCGGCCAGTCCGAGGTCACCGTCGCCGACATGGTGGACACGTTCCTGCTGCTCACCCTCGCCCGCACCGGCGACCAGCTCCAGGGCATCAAGAAGGGCGTCCTGGAACTCGCCGACGTGATCGCGGTGAACAAGGCCGACGGCGAGCACGCGCGCGAGGCGAAGAAGGCCTCCCGGGAGCTGGCCGGAGCGCTGCGGCTGCTGCGCATGGGCGAGGACGGGTGGGACACGCCCGTGCTGACGTGCAGCGCGCTGGAGAACACCGGCGTCGACGACGTGTGGGCGAAGATCGTCCAGCACCGCGACCACCTGTCCGCCTCCGGAGCGCTGGACGCGGTGCGGCGCAAGCAACTCCTCGGCTGGACGTGGACCATGGTGCGCGACCAGCTGCTCCAGGAGCTGGCCGACCACCCCAAGGTCCGCGAGATCGGCCCCGCGCTGGACAAACAGGTCGCCGAGGGCACGCTGACCCCAGCACTGGCCGCACAGCAAATCCTGGCGGCGTTCCGCGGCTGA
- the scpA gene encoding methylmalonyl-CoA mutase — translation MAPHIPDFGNLDLGGGSAPGVRQWRDRLGQDPAELLWETPEGIPVQPLYTAEDLAGLDFLNTYPGATPYLRGPYPTMYVNQPWTIRQYAGFSTAEESNAFYRRNLAAGQKGLSVAFDLATHRGYDSDHPRVPGDVGMAGVAIDSIYDMRQLFDGIPLDRMSVSMTMNGAVLPVLALYIVAAEEQGVAPEKLTGTIQNDILKEFMVRNTYIYPPQPSMRVISDIFAFTSQKMPKYNSISISGYHIQEAGATADLELAYTLADGVEYLRAGREAGLDIDAFAPRLSFFWAIGMNFFMEVAKLRAARLLWAKLVNRFEPKNPKSLSLRTHSQTSGWSLTAQDVFNNVARTCVEAMAATQGHTQSLHTNALDEALALPTDFSARIARNTQLLLQQESGTTRVIDPWGGSAYVERLTYDLARRAWSHIQEVEAAGGMAKAIDEGIPKLRVEEAAARTQARIDSGRQPVIGVNKYRVDADEAIEVLKVDNKGVLAQQIEKLRRLREERDEQACQEALSALTKAADAAITGSRGPGLDQNLLAMAIDAARAKATVGEISDALEKVYGRHAGQIRTISGVYRQEAGEVSNIERTRRAAEEFELAEGRRPRILVAKMGQDGHDRGQKVIATAFADLGFDVDVGPLFQTPAEVAAQAIEADVHIVGVSSLAAGHLTLVPALRKELADLGREDIMIVVGGVIPPGDFDELRAAGATAIFPPGTVIADAALDLLAQLSAQHGHAA, via the coding sequence ATGGCGCCGCACATCCCCGACTTCGGCAACCTCGACCTCGGCGGCGGCTCCGCGCCCGGCGTCCGGCAGTGGCGGGACCGGCTCGGACAGGACCCCGCGGAACTGCTGTGGGAGACCCCGGAGGGCATCCCGGTCCAGCCGCTCTACACGGCCGAAGACCTTGCCGGACTGGACTTCCTGAACACCTACCCGGGCGCCACCCCGTACCTGCGCGGGCCGTACCCGACCATGTACGTCAACCAGCCCTGGACGATCCGCCAGTACGCCGGCTTCTCCACCGCCGAGGAGTCCAACGCCTTCTACCGCCGCAACCTCGCGGCCGGGCAGAAGGGCCTGTCGGTCGCCTTCGACCTGGCCACCCACCGCGGCTACGACTCCGACCACCCCCGGGTCCCGGGCGATGTCGGCATGGCGGGCGTGGCGATCGACTCGATCTACGACATGCGGCAGCTCTTCGACGGCATCCCGCTGGACCGGATGAGCGTGTCGATGACCATGAACGGCGCGGTCCTGCCCGTGCTGGCGCTCTACATCGTCGCCGCCGAGGAGCAGGGGGTGGCCCCGGAGAAGCTGACCGGGACCATCCAGAACGACATCCTCAAGGAGTTCATGGTCCGCAACACCTACATCTACCCGCCGCAGCCGTCGATGCGGGTCATCTCCGACATCTTCGCGTTCACCTCGCAGAAGATGCCGAAGTACAACTCGATCTCCATCTCCGGCTACCACATCCAGGAGGCCGGGGCGACCGCCGACCTGGAGCTGGCCTACACCCTCGCCGACGGCGTGGAGTACCTGCGCGCCGGGCGCGAGGCCGGACTGGACATCGACGCCTTCGCGCCCCGGCTGTCCTTCTTCTGGGCGATCGGCATGAACTTCTTCATGGAGGTCGCCAAGCTCCGCGCCGCCCGGCTGCTGTGGGCCAAGCTGGTCAACCGGTTCGAGCCGAAGAACCCCAAGTCGCTCTCCCTGCGCACGCACAGCCAGACCTCGGGCTGGTCGCTGACCGCCCAGGACGTCTTCAACAACGTCGCGCGCACCTGCGTCGAGGCCATGGCCGCCACCCAGGGGCACACGCAGTCCCTGCACACCAACGCCCTCGACGAGGCGCTGGCGCTGCCGACCGACTTCTCCGCGCGCATCGCCCGCAACACGCAGCTGCTGCTGCAGCAGGAGTCCGGCACCACCAGGGTGATCGACCCGTGGGGCGGCAGCGCGTACGTCGAACGGCTGACCTACGACCTCGCCCGCCGCGCCTGGAGCCACATCCAGGAGGTCGAGGCCGCGGGCGGCATGGCCAAGGCGATCGACGAGGGCATCCCGAAGCTGCGCGTCGAGGAGGCCGCCGCGCGCACCCAGGCCCGCATCGACTCCGGGCGCCAGCCGGTGATCGGCGTGAACAAGTACCGGGTCGACGCCGACGAGGCCATCGAGGTGCTCAAGGTCGACAACAAGGGCGTGCTCGCCCAGCAGATCGAGAAGCTGCGCAGGCTGCGCGAGGAACGCGACGAGCAGGCCTGCCAGGAGGCGCTGAGCGCGCTGACCAAGGCCGCGGACGCCGCGATCACCGGCAGCAGGGGGCCGGGGCTGGACCAGAACCTGCTCGCCATGGCCATCGACGCCGCGCGGGCCAAGGCCACCGTCGGGGAGATCTCCGACGCGCTGGAGAAGGTCTACGGTCGGCACGCGGGCCAGATCCGCACCATCTCCGGGGTCTACCGGCAGGAGGCCGGGGAAGTGAGCAACATCGAGAGGACGCGGCGGGCCGCCGAGGAGTTCGAGCTGGCCGAGGGCCGCAGGCCGCGCATCCTGGTCGCGAAGATGGGCCAGGACGGGCACGACCGCGGCCAGAAGGTGATCGCGACGGCCTTCGCCGACCTCGGCTTCGACGTGGACGTCGGCCCGCTGTTCCAGACCCCCGCCGAGGTCGCCGCGCAGGCGATCGAGGCGGACGTGCACATCGTCGGCGTCTCCTCGCTGGCCGCCGGCCACCTCACCCTGGTGCCCGCGCTGCGCAAGGAGCTGGCCGACCTGGGCCGCGAGGACATCATGATCGTGGTCGGCGGGGTGATCCCGCCCGGCGACTTCGACGAGCTGCGCGCGGCGGGCGCCACCGCCATCTTCCCGCCCGGCACGGTGATCGCCGACGCCGCGCTGGACCTGCTCGCCCAGCTCTCCGCGCAGCACGGGCACGCCGCCTGA
- a CDS encoding methylmalonyl-CoA mutase family protein, whose protein sequence is MTLPSEDPLAGSSIGADELSLAADFPAVSREDWRALVAGVLRKSGVDTEGLERPEDRFARTTYDGITVAPLYTAEDPAPAAGVPGLAPFVRGGQLRREGWDVRQRHGLSDAKATNDAILADLENGVTSLWLTLGEQGLPIDELGEALNGVYLDLAGVVLDAGADAARAADAFLALAENPSGNLGFDPLGYEAKTGAAGDLAEIAAYANRAPNLRTIVVDALPYHDAGGSDAEELACSLAAAVAYLRALTDAGLSVVDAFRQIEFRYAATADQFLTIAKFRAARRLWARVAELSGAPDEPQRQHAVTSSAMMTARDPWVNMLRTTLATFGAGVGGADSVTVQPFDACLGLPDDFSRRIARNTQSLLLEESHVARVLDPAGGSYYVEKLTDDLANAAWAWFTEIERAGGFVTALRSGKIAERLDATWAKRLKRIAHRKDAITGVSEFPNLGEKLPVRPAAPAPPGGGLPRRRYAEPFEQLRDAADAAPTRPKVFLATIGTVAAYTARATFAGNLFQAGGVETPAAGPGTDPAAIAKSFVDSGATVACLCGHDKDYAEHAEPVARALKEAGARTVLLAGKPGERERVDSYVYAGCDALDVLRTTLSQAGAL, encoded by the coding sequence ATGACGCTGCCGTCCGAAGATCCGCTCGCGGGGTCGAGCATCGGCGCCGACGAGCTGTCCCTGGCCGCCGACTTCCCGGCGGTGAGCCGAGAGGACTGGCGCGCGCTGGTCGCCGGTGTGCTGCGGAAGTCCGGAGTGGACACTGAGGGACTCGAGCGGCCCGAGGATCGTTTCGCGCGGACCACCTACGACGGGATCACCGTCGCTCCGCTCTACACCGCCGAGGACCCCGCGCCCGCGGCCGGGGTGCCCGGGCTCGCGCCGTTCGTGCGCGGCGGCCAGCTCCGGCGCGAAGGCTGGGACGTGCGGCAGCGGCACGGCCTGTCCGACGCCAAGGCGACCAACGACGCGATCCTGGCCGACCTGGAGAACGGCGTCACCTCGCTGTGGCTGACCCTCGGTGAGCAGGGCCTGCCGATCGACGAGCTGGGCGAAGCCCTCAACGGGGTCTACCTCGACCTCGCGGGTGTCGTCCTGGACGCGGGGGCGGATGCGGCCCGCGCCGCTGACGCGTTCTTGGCGCTGGCCGAGAACCCGAGCGGCAACCTCGGCTTCGACCCCCTGGGGTACGAGGCGAAGACCGGCGCGGCCGGTGACCTGGCGGAGATCGCCGCCTACGCGAACCGCGCGCCGAACCTGCGGACGATCGTCGTCGACGCGCTGCCGTACCACGACGCGGGCGGCAGCGACGCGGAGGAACTGGCCTGCTCCCTGGCCGCGGCCGTGGCCTACCTGCGGGCGCTCACCGACGCCGGACTGTCCGTTGTGGACGCTTTCCGGCAGATCGAGTTCCGCTACGCCGCCACCGCCGACCAGTTCCTGACCATCGCCAAGTTCCGCGCCGCACGGCGGTTGTGGGCTCGCGTCGCGGAGTTGTCAGGCGCGCCGGACGAGCCGCAACGGCAGCACGCGGTCACCTCGTCGGCGATGATGACGGCGCGCGATCCGTGGGTGAACATGCTGCGCACGACGCTCGCGACCTTCGGCGCGGGAGTCGGTGGCGCGGATTCGGTGACCGTGCAGCCGTTCGACGCCTGCCTCGGTCTGCCGGACGACTTCTCCCGCCGCATCGCCCGCAACACGCAGTCCTTGCTGCTGGAGGAGTCCCACGTCGCGCGCGTGCTCGACCCCGCGGGCGGCTCGTACTACGTGGAGAAGCTGACCGACGACCTGGCCAACGCCGCGTGGGCCTGGTTCACCGAGATCGAGCGCGCGGGCGGGTTCGTCACCGCGCTGCGCTCGGGCAAGATCGCCGAGCGGCTCGATGCCACGTGGGCGAAGCGCCTCAAGCGGATCGCCCACCGCAAGGACGCGATCACCGGCGTCAGCGAGTTCCCCAACCTGGGCGAGAAGCTGCCGGTCCGCCCGGCCGCGCCCGCGCCGCCCGGCGGTGGCCTGCCCCGTCGTCGCTACGCCGAGCCCTTCGAGCAGCTGCGCGACGCCGCCGACGCCGCACCGACCCGCCCGAAGGTGTTCCTGGCGACGATCGGCACGGTCGCCGCGTACACCGCGCGGGCGACCTTCGCGGGCAACCTGTTCCAGGCGGGTGGCGTCGAGACACCCGCGGCCGGACCGGGCACCGACCCCGCCGCGATCGCCAAGTCCTTTGTGGACAGCGGGGCGACGGTGGCGTGCCTGTGCGGGCACGACAAGGACTACGCCGAGCACGCCGAACCCGTCGCTCGCGCGCTGAAGGAGGCGGGTGCGCGGACCGTGCTGCTCGCCGGGAAACCGGGGGAGCGGGAGAGAGTCGACAGTTACGTGTACGCGGGCTGCGACGCCCTCGACGTCCTCCGCACCACCCTAAGCCAGGCAGGAGCCCTCTGA